In one Nostoc cf. commune SO-36 genomic region, the following are encoded:
- a CDS encoding helicase-related protein, with protein MSIPDYIDNSRHKLQTILKTLIEDENQIVLDIATGFFRIEAWVRLEAAMNQLTSLRLLIGRDPTIRPAESDRIDLIRYFKKNIQEELENQPLNSKYQNEIERMIAYLQRHDVEVRLFGAHGDRNQFLHAKAYIFNNYSIVGSSNFTPAGLEGNTELNVVNKIGAIAHDLRHNWFAGFWNDPSVDVDYKAKLIDALNASKFGSKAYTPYQIFLKALYELFKDDSIIGESDRTSLELASFQQEGFERAVRLIERHDGCVIADAVGLGKTFIGLRLLDYYLIKLRKPRFVPRALVVCPAQLKKLVWDKKLDEFGIKADVISHEEISRQSFNVQDYARYDIVVVDESHNFRNSATNRYRNLLKLVSSGKRNKRVVLLTATPINNSIFDLYHQILLITRGGETYYREWGISNLKTYFKALAKGGVEITELLMQTMVRRSRQDVIRRQQAGEEIRINGKLIHFPKRQLEQFTYNFEDSFAGLYTGIATQIDKLNLPAYNIKAFKKRKDKGEENEVKRNDALVALQKALYFKRFESSLLAFRNSIRNQRDFQTNFYEILTQQKKLLDSKNFRKLVLAAETDEEEGKSVNVIIESLGEVDPKDYDINQLKQQIEADLRILNNIIITLEQIESSAIANTDYDRKLAAFKDLLKTQLQGKKILVFSYFKDTAEYLYKQLITDKAWLSQMQVNGQAPVIELLTGATPGKQREEKVKRFAPKANVQTDNDEELTLLQQNPIDILVCTDVLSEGQNLQDAGVLVNYDLHWNPVRMIQRAGRIDRLGTDYDELFIYNCFPEQGLETLLGLVRRLQERIATIDREVGLDGSVLGETISGKSLDELYKLKMADTDAEKQAILEELEQASDLVSLDEMRLPLLEFLQQASKELIDDIPFGIHSTWNKPIPHPNVPDGGIFFAFRVQDKHFWHFYPRIDNAISLDPNRLISDKRTIFNWLKCQSSDFPKPDELPPVEFDNRIFPVLERAVGNLFNSFQQQQTAKGIKPQMPKLLQSIHHALTQPDLFQSEPIDEEAKERVLKVITTVNSRSYERDVKAIWELFKEHKNVSLLISGLDEYFVDSDQYEELADDQDIRPAEIIQQKDIKLICYEWFKPDS; from the coding sequence ATGTCCATTCCAGACTACATCGACAACTCCCGTCATAAACTGCAAACCATCCTCAAAACCTTAATTGAGGATGAAAATCAAATAGTCCTTGACATCGCCACTGGCTTTTTCCGCATTGAGGCATGGGTACGTCTGGAAGCTGCCATGAACCAACTAACCAGCCTGCGCTTACTCATTGGACGTGACCCCACCATTAGACCAGCAGAGAGCGATCGCATTGACTTAATCCGTTACTTTAAGAAAAACATTCAAGAGGAGTTAGAAAACCAACCGCTAAATTCTAAATACCAGAATGAGATAGAGCGCATGATTGCCTATTTGCAAAGGCATGACGTTGAGGTGAGACTTTTTGGAGCGCATGGAGATAGAAATCAGTTTCTTCATGCCAAAGCCTATATCTTCAATAATTACAGCATCGTCGGGTCTTCCAACTTCACCCCAGCCGGCTTAGAAGGGAATACCGAGTTAAACGTTGTCAACAAAATTGGTGCGATCGCTCACGACCTCAGACATAACTGGTTTGCAGGATTTTGGAATGACCCTAGCGTTGATGTTGACTATAAAGCCAAGCTAATTGATGCCCTCAACGCCTCCAAGTTTGGCAGTAAAGCTTATACCCCCTACCAAATATTCCTCAAAGCTTTATACGAATTATTCAAAGACGATAGCATCATTGGTGAGAGCGATCGCACTTCATTAGAACTAGCCAGTTTTCAACAAGAGGGATTTGAAAGAGCAGTTAGACTCATCGAAAGACATGATGGCTGTGTTATTGCTGATGCTGTGGGTTTGGGGAAAACCTTTATTGGGTTGCGGCTGCTGGACTATTACCTAATTAAACTGAGGAAACCGAGATTTGTGCCTCGTGCTTTGGTGGTTTGTCCGGCTCAACTCAAAAAATTAGTGTGGGACAAAAAACTAGATGAATTTGGCATTAAAGCTGATGTAATTTCTCATGAAGAAATCAGCCGTCAAAGCTTTAATGTTCAAGATTATGCCCGTTATGACATCGTGGTGGTGGATGAATCTCATAACTTCCGTAACAGTGCCACCAATCGCTACCGTAATTTATTAAAGCTAGTCAGCAGTGGTAAGCGCAATAAACGAGTGGTATTACTAACAGCTACCCCTATTAATAACAGCATATTTGACCTTTATCATCAAATATTACTAATTACCCGTGGTGGTGAGACTTATTACAGAGAATGGGGTATTTCTAACCTCAAGACTTATTTTAAAGCCCTAGCTAAAGGTGGGGTAGAAATTACAGAACTCCTTATGCAAACAATGGTGAGACGTAGCCGCCAGGACGTGATTAGAAGGCAACAAGCAGGTGAAGAAATTCGCATTAATGGTAAACTCATTCACTTTCCTAAACGTCAGTTAGAACAGTTTACCTATAATTTTGAGGATAGCTTTGCAGGGCTGTACACTGGGATAGCCACTCAAATTGACAAGCTGAACTTACCTGCTTATAACATTAAGGCTTTTAAAAAGCGCAAGGATAAAGGGGAAGAAAATGAAGTTAAGCGCAATGATGCCCTAGTTGCCCTCCAAAAAGCCCTTTATTTTAAACGATTTGAAAGTTCACTACTTGCTTTTAGAAATAGTATTCGTAACCAAAGAGACTTTCAAACTAATTTTTATGAAATTCTTACTCAACAAAAAAAGCTATTAGATAGTAAAAACTTTCGCAAGTTAGTATTAGCTGCTGAAACAGACGAAGAAGAAGGTAAATCAGTTAATGTCATTATTGAGTCATTAGGTGAAGTTGATCCTAAAGACTATGACATAAATCAACTCAAACAGCAGATTGAAGCTGATTTGAGAATCTTAAATAACATTATTATCACCTTAGAACAAATTGAATCGTCAGCCATAGCCAACACAGACTATGACCGCAAGTTAGCAGCATTCAAAGACCTACTCAAAACTCAACTGCAAGGTAAAAAGATTTTAGTATTTAGCTACTTCAAAGATACTGCTGAGTATTTATATAAGCAATTAATTACAGATAAAGCTTGGTTATCCCAAATGCAAGTTAATGGTCAAGCGCCTGTAATTGAGTTATTGACTGGTGCAACCCCCGGTAAACAACGGGAAGAGAAAGTTAAGCGGTTTGCACCTAAAGCTAATGTCCAAACTGATAATGATGAGGAATTAACTCTACTGCAACAAAACCCAATTGATATTCTTGTCTGTACAGATGTACTATCAGAAGGTCAAAACCTGCAAGATGCTGGGGTGTTAGTTAACTATGACTTGCACTGGAACCCAGTCCGCATGATTCAAAGGGCAGGACGGATTGACCGCTTAGGCACTGATTATGACGAGCTATTTATCTACAATTGCTTTCCAGAACAGGGACTAGAGACGCTATTAGGGTTAGTTAGAAGATTACAAGAGCGTATTGCTACCATTGACCGTGAGGTAGGGCTAGACGGTAGTGTACTAGGTGAAACTATTTCTGGTAAATCATTAGACGAACTGTACAAACTCAAGATGGCTGACACCGATGCAGAAAAACAAGCCATTTTAGAAGAACTAGAACAAGCATCTGATTTGGTATCCCTAGATGAGATGAGATTACCGTTACTAGAGTTTTTACAACAAGCTAGTAAGGAACTAATTGATGATATCCCCTTTGGTATTCATAGCACCTGGAATAAACCCATACCCCACCCCAACGTTCCTGATGGGGGCATATTCTTTGCTTTTCGGGTACAAGACAAGCACTTTTGGCATTTTTACCCACGCATTGATAATGCTATCTCCCTAGACCCTAATAGGTTGATTAGCGACAAACGCACCATTTTTAACTGGCTTAAATGCCAATCCTCAGATTTTCCAAAACCTGATGAATTACCACCAGTTGAGTTTGATAACCGCATTTTCCCTGTTTTAGAAAGAGCCGTAGGCAATCTGTTTAACTCTTTCCAACAACAGCAAACGGCTAAAGGCATTAAACCGCAAATGCCCAAGCTATTACAAAGCATTCATCATGCTCTCACCCAGCCTGATTTATTTCAAAGTGAACCAATTGATGAAGAAGCCAAAGAACGGGTGTTAAAGGTAATCACTACCGTTAATTCCCGTAGCTATGAGCGAGATGTTAAAGCAATTTGGGAGTTATTCAAAGAACATAAAAATGTCAGCTTACTCATTTCTGGGTTAGATGAATATTTTGTAGACAGTGACCAATATGAGGAACTTGCAGATGACCAAGACATAAGACCAGCAGAAATTATCCAGCAGAAAGACATTAAGTTGATTTGCTATGAGTGGTTTAAACCAGATTCTTAG